A single genomic interval of Paenibacillus macerans harbors:
- a CDS encoding AraC family ligand binding domain-containing protein produces the protein MTRNVREIRTVVFDPDLNVEAYRFVGIMQKFPNHFHDYYVIGFIEQGKRLLSCNRKEYIINSGDVVIFNLREPHACEQVDGRSLDYRCINIDPEVMRQYVQEITGTAYLPRFSQTVLYRSELAGYLHDLHQLLMEGETGFHKEEMLLLLIEQLLRDNSDATPRLSANEPSAEIRTVCEYMESHFPENITLNRLSELTGLSKYHLLRSFTKQKGISPYSYLETIRINQAKRLLERGVSPMEAALKCGFSDQSHFTKFFKRLIGLTPKQYMRIFDNETAPQQAKDVPV, from the coding sequence TTGACACGCAATGTGCGCGAAATCAGGACGGTTGTTTTCGATCCTGATTTAAACGTGGAAGCTTACCGCTTTGTGGGAATAATGCAGAAATTTCCTAACCATTTTCACGATTATTACGTTATCGGCTTTATAGAACAGGGCAAACGTCTGCTCTCGTGCAATCGGAAGGAGTATATCATCAATAGCGGGGATGTCGTTATTTTTAACCTTCGCGAACCCCACGCCTGCGAACAGGTCGACGGAAGATCGCTGGACTACCGTTGCATTAATATTGATCCGGAAGTCATGCGCCAGTACGTGCAGGAAATTACGGGAACGGCCTACTTGCCCCGCTTTTCCCAAACGGTTCTTTATCGCAGCGAACTTGCCGGATACCTGCACGATTTGCACCAACTGTTAATGGAAGGGGAGACGGGTTTTCATAAAGAAGAAATGCTCCTGCTTCTGATCGAGCAACTGCTTCGGGATAACTCGGACGCCACGCCCCGTTTGTCCGCCAATGAACCGAGTGCCGAAATCAGAACGGTATGCGAATATATGGAGTCTCACTTCCCTGAAAACATCACGCTAAATCGGCTCAGTGAACTGACCGGACTAAGCAAATACCATTTGCTGCGATCTTTTACCAAACAAAAAGGGATTTCCCCATACAGCTACCTGGAGACGATTCGCATCAACCAGGCAAAACGGCTGTTGGAGCGGGGAGTATCTCCGATGGAAGCTGCCTTGAAATGCGGTTTTAGCGACCAGAGCCATTTCACTAAATTCTTTAAACGGCTGATCGGTTTGACGCCCAAGCAGTATATGCGTATCTTCGACAACGAAACCGCACCGCAGCAGGCAAAGGATGTTCCGGTATGA
- a CDS encoding HAD-IIA family hydrolase, whose translation MEQGFLFHTKVCFFDLDGCVYHGDRLSQGIVPLLHQLRQRGISYAFLTNNSRLNGLEIKERLAVMGMDVLPDSIFTVTDIAGTYIKEKYGNVSVKTIGSASLARSVEQAGHRTVSWNDAGADVVVIGRDTEFHYGKLQQIAADIMQGACLIATNGDLYHPGVSGERIPETGSLLAAIEAVTGVTVECIGKPEPYMFHYGMKQCGVSPENCVMVGDNLDTDILGSIRAGLKSVWITNCSVDNPYTPSSERITGIHPDIVVNSMEELYRIVAAETLTVKE comes from the coding sequence TTGGAGCAGGGCTTTCTTTTTCACACCAAAGTATGCTTTTTCGATCTGGATGGCTGCGTTTACCATGGCGATCGGCTATCTCAAGGGATTGTCCCGCTGCTCCATCAGCTGCGGCAGAGGGGCATCTCCTATGCGTTCTTGACAAACAATTCCCGTTTGAACGGATTAGAAATTAAGGAGCGACTGGCGGTCATGGGGATGGATGTCCTCCCTGACTCTATCTTCACAGTAACGGATATCGCCGGAACGTACATCAAAGAAAAGTATGGAAATGTCTCTGTGAAAACCATTGGAAGCGCGAGTCTGGCACGCAGTGTTGAACAAGCAGGGCATCGAACGGTGTCCTGGAACGATGCGGGGGCCGATGTTGTGGTCATTGGCCGGGATACCGAGTTCCACTATGGGAAGCTTCAACAAATCGCAGCGGATATTATGCAAGGAGCGTGTCTGATCGCCACGAACGGGGATCTTTACCATCCCGGAGTATCGGGGGAACGAATTCCCGAGACCGGCTCGCTGTTGGCCGCTATTGAGGCTGTAACCGGCGTCACGGTGGAGTGCATCGGTAAACCGGAGCCATATATGTTTCATTACGGAATGAAGCAATGCGGTGTCTCTCCCGAGAACTGCGTTATGGTCGGCGATAATTTGGATACCGATATATTGGGCAGCATCCGGGCAGGTTTGAAATCCGTATGGATAACAAATTGCAGTGTAGATAATCCTTACACCCCCTCTAGTGAACGGATAACGGGAATCCATCCCGATATCGTCGTAAACAGCATGGAGGAGCTTTACCGGATTGTCGCCGCCGAAACGTTAACGGTTAAAGAGTAA
- a CDS encoding carbohydrate ABC transporter permease — protein MNHTLRLVEEGFKHLFLIVVALISLIPIIWMLATSFKAPEEVFSGHLFWANQFNVNGYLRVLREIPIGLWAWNSAVTASLQTLGQLIVGVAAAFAFARYRFPGRDALFFFVLITMMIPHQVTMVPTYMIVNELEWLNSFAGVIVPHLASGYAIFLLRQSFMTVPYELGEAAVIDGCTPLGMMWHVYLRLSVTVISALAVILFVGNWNEYNWPLLVLTDKMMQTLPIAFVQFREEEALEWVPTMAVATLSMLPILFLYLAAQKNFIQGFMNSGLKG, from the coding sequence ATGAACCATACCTTGCGTTTGGTGGAAGAAGGGTTTAAGCATCTTTTTCTGATTGTCGTTGCACTAATCAGCTTAATTCCGATTATTTGGATGCTGGCCACTTCGTTTAAGGCGCCGGAGGAGGTGTTCAGCGGCCATTTATTCTGGGCGAACCAGTTTAATGTGAACGGCTATCTGCGTGTGCTGCGGGAAATCCCTATCGGACTTTGGGCGTGGAACAGCGCGGTTACCGCCAGCTTGCAGACGCTGGGACAGCTTATCGTAGGCGTAGCGGCCGCTTTTGCCTTCGCCCGATATCGCTTCCCCGGCCGGGATGCCCTGTTTTTCTTCGTGCTTATTACGATGATGATTCCGCATCAGGTTACGATGGTGCCGACTTACATGATCGTCAACGAGTTGGAATGGCTAAACAGCTTTGCAGGCGTGATCGTGCCGCATCTTGCCAGCGGCTATGCCATTTTCCTGCTCCGTCAATCGTTCATGACAGTTCCGTATGAGCTGGGGGAGGCCGCTGTTATTGACGGATGCACTCCGCTTGGAATGATGTGGCACGTGTATTTGCGCCTGTCGGTGACCGTGATCAGTGCACTGGCGGTTATTCTTTTCGTAGGCAACTGGAATGAATACAATTGGCCCTTGCTTGTGCTCACCGACAAAATGATGCAGACACTCCCGATTGCTTTCGTGCAGTTTCGAGAAGAAGAAGCTCTCGAATGGGTGCCGACAATGGCTGTTGCAACCTTGTCCATGCTGCCGATCCTGTTTCTGTATCTTGCAGCGCAGAAAAATTTTATCCAAGGCTTTATGAATAGCGGGTTGAAAGGCTAG
- a CDS encoding carbohydrate ABC transporter permease, which translates to MESSVPFANKPSKASVRVRSKLLQSWVPFAFLLPALGLYVVFFIYPFIFAFILSFQKWNLISPNKEFVGLDNYRRLLHDEVFWISLKNSALYVLLTVPFAMGIGLALALAVESLWRGKRLYRMIFFLPVVSSISIISIVWSLMYNEQVGAINVLLRMFGIQGPNWMNDPATALWSLAIVGIWKGFGYNMVLYISGLKSVDRTLYEAASMDGAGRWKQFRHVTLPMLSPVTFFILVMSIISSFQVFTTIQIMTRGGPNNATNVLVYQIYQEAFQFFNIGVASASSTILLLLVGTLTVIQLRLSRKTVHYQ; encoded by the coding sequence TTGGAATCATCGGTGCCGTTTGCCAACAAGCCTAGCAAGGCTTCGGTTCGCGTACGCAGCAAGCTGCTTCAGTCATGGGTGCCTTTCGCTTTTTTGCTGCCGGCGCTTGGCCTCTATGTCGTATTTTTCATCTACCCGTTTATCTTCGCCTTTATTTTGAGCTTTCAAAAGTGGAACCTGATTAGCCCTAACAAGGAATTCGTCGGACTTGACAACTATAGGCGCCTCTTGCACGATGAGGTATTCTGGATTTCACTCAAAAACTCAGCCCTCTATGTATTGTTAACGGTACCTTTTGCCATGGGGATTGGACTTGCGCTTGCATTGGCCGTGGAAAGCTTGTGGAGAGGCAAGCGGCTGTATCGGATGATCTTCTTCCTGCCGGTTGTCTCCTCTATTAGCATCATCAGTATCGTATGGAGCTTGATGTACAATGAGCAAGTCGGCGCCATCAACGTGCTGCTCAGGATGTTCGGCATTCAGGGCCCCAATTGGATGAACGATCCGGCGACGGCGCTTTGGTCTCTTGCGATTGTCGGAATCTGGAAGGGATTCGGCTACAATATGGTGCTCTATATTTCCGGACTCAAGTCCGTAGACCGCACTCTTTACGAAGCGGCTTCCATGGACGGTGCGGGGCGCTGGAAACAGTTCCGCCATGTAACTCTGCCTATGCTGTCGCCGGTTACCTTCTTCATTCTTGTCATGAGCATCATTTCGTCATTCCAAGTCTTCACGACGATCCAAATTATGACACGCGGCGGTCCTAACAATGCAACCAATGTGTTGGTATATCAGATTTATCAAGAAGCCTTCCAATTTTTCAACATCGGGGTGGCCTCGGCTTCTTCCACCATTCTACTTCTGCTTGTCGGTACTCTTACGGTCATTCAGCTTCGCTTGTCGCGAAAAACGGTCCACTACCAGTAA
- a CDS encoding GxGYxYP domain-containing protein, translated as MIRKLSMTCIVLLCTLSLTLGTTSTNAQSSAQPQKNTISWPKSQALPTFAKAKRLDVADVYQIPGDIRLLLATLQGVVNRTEPRIYLLENQEEGKLTWLNDLQVPYTLHDDYWKLVRKYKNEITGMIIYDPKLPDSINVATTLAGMKDAVVASPELAELLKAAPYNLKVADDLRGKFKDRMDAYTWQYENLWSKTTHRMLIGLSPNTSISIPPGLPESFEVIAEEAEQIRDASNKGTYDLDLSGFLGDESVYLRFDDAFPQDGWGSAVHEVVVKADGEMIAQFIPGTPEEEPFLFDRQDSQVSAGDGGHRFADNGRYFVYRFTPPEGTRELTASVVMWNQYKVSAGNVDPPSSEQKEPYGYLRDYAVANKAMVFWLEVNDPQQRALFERILSEVEPGTPYLGWFSNDVAGEFSSVEVTSNYGVYVLAADWFSNLTVFSGTKVQPVKAKAPRAPKLENKIYVTYTFSEGDNFQYNQHKMRNLWDDPARGEVPINWTSSPLLYDAAPAMLNYYRKTATENDLIIAGPSGAGYFYPEAWPESTFADYLKRSYKYLQKTGMGLPYVLNRIDGENVPLGESYARAYERYYKAPGLFLSWEDRHGVEILNDSLPVSTIQGISTVQDGLRSLEEAKAGWDGESPLFVSLGLLAWSMTPSDVVRMSEALGPEYEAVRGDHYFSLIREAYDLPAKPRVLESESLQMEASE; from the coding sequence TTGATTCGAAAGCTGTCGATGACTTGTATCGTATTGCTATGCACGTTGTCCTTAACCCTAGGCACCACCTCAACGAACGCACAATCCTCAGCGCAGCCGCAAAAAAACACCATCAGCTGGCCCAAATCGCAAGCGCTTCCAACCTTTGCGAAGGCAAAGCGGCTCGATGTCGCTGACGTGTACCAGATCCCCGGCGACATCCGGTTGCTGCTGGCCACTTTGCAAGGGGTCGTTAACCGCACGGAACCGAGGATTTACCTGCTGGAGAACCAGGAAGAAGGCAAGCTGACCTGGCTGAACGATCTTCAGGTCCCCTATACCCTGCACGACGATTACTGGAAGCTTGTTCGGAAATACAAAAACGAAATAACAGGCATGATCATCTACGACCCTAAACTGCCCGACTCGATTAACGTTGCCACAACCTTGGCCGGGATGAAGGACGCCGTCGTCGCCAGCCCCGAGCTAGCGGAGCTGCTTAAGGCGGCCCCTTATAACTTGAAGGTGGCCGACGATCTTCGCGGCAAATTCAAGGACCGTATGGATGCCTATACATGGCAATACGAAAATTTATGGAGCAAAACGACGCACCGCATGCTGATCGGGCTCAGCCCAAACACCTCGATCAGCATCCCGCCGGGGCTGCCCGAATCGTTTGAAGTGATCGCGGAGGAGGCCGAGCAGATCCGCGACGCCAGCAACAAAGGAACGTATGATTTGGATTTATCGGGATTTTTGGGGGATGAATCGGTTTATCTGCGTTTCGATGACGCCTTTCCCCAGGACGGCTGGGGTTCTGCCGTTCACGAGGTTGTCGTTAAAGCGGACGGAGAGATGATCGCGCAGTTCATTCCGGGCACGCCGGAGGAAGAGCCGTTCCTGTTCGACCGGCAGGACTCGCAGGTTTCCGCCGGAGACGGCGGGCACCGTTTTGCCGATAACGGGCGTTATTTCGTCTACCGCTTTACTCCCCCGGAGGGCACGCGCGAGTTGACCGCCTCCGTCGTCATGTGGAACCAGTACAAAGTGTCGGCCGGGAACGTTGATCCGCCGTCCTCCGAGCAGAAGGAGCCTTACGGCTACCTGCGCGACTATGCCGTTGCCAATAAGGCGATGGTGTTCTGGCTCGAAGTGAACGATCCGCAGCAGAGAGCGCTGTTTGAGCGAATTCTGTCCGAGGTCGAGCCGGGCACGCCTTACTTGGGCTGGTTCAGCAACGATGTTGCCGGCGAATTCAGCTCCGTGGAAGTAACGTCGAATTATGGGGTTTACGTGCTGGCCGCCGACTGGTTCAGCAATCTGACCGTTTTTTCCGGCACCAAAGTCCAACCGGTCAAAGCGAAAGCTCCCCGGGCGCCCAAGCTGGAGAACAAAATCTACGTCACCTATACGTTCAGCGAGGGCGACAACTTCCAGTACAACCAGCACAAGATGCGGAATCTGTGGGACGATCCGGCCCGCGGCGAGGTGCCGATCAACTGGACTTCGAGCCCGCTGCTGTATGATGCGGCGCCGGCGATGCTGAACTATTACCGGAAAACAGCGACGGAGAACGACCTGATTATCGCCGGGCCTTCCGGCGCAGGCTACTTTTATCCGGAAGCCTGGCCGGAATCGACCTTCGCCGATTATTTGAAGCGGTCCTACAAGTATCTGCAAAAAACCGGCATGGGCCTGCCTTACGTGCTGAACCGGATTGACGGCGAAAACGTCCCTTTAGGCGAATCCTACGCCCGCGCCTACGAGCGCTATTACAAAGCGCCCGGCCTGTTCCTGAGCTGGGAAGATCGCCACGGCGTCGAGATCTTAAACGATTCGCTGCCGGTGTCGACGATCCAGGGCATCAGCACGGTCCAGGACGGCCTGCGCAGCCTGGAGGAGGCCAAGGCCGGCTGGGACGGCGAATCCCCGCTGTTCGTCTCCCTGGGCCTGCTCGCCTGGAGCATGACGCCGTCGGACGTCGTCCGGATGAGCGAAGCGCTGGGGCCGGAATATGAAGCCGTCCGCGGCGATCATTACTTCTCGCTGATCCGCGAAGCGTATGATCTGCCCGCCAAGCCACGGGTGTTGGAAAGCGAAAGCTTGCAAATGGAAGCAAGCGAATAA
- a CDS encoding ABC transporter substrate-binding protein — protein sequence MTTLKKQWIICLFAVIMLLSACGEAGTGQPLSGEQDDSEASNEVVEIEFLHMHAGDIIDKMVEEYHKSQNKVRVKPVFVQGNYEGIIEKIQTQAAAKQLPDVFTNGFVYTRFALDTLPVVPASSFVEKDKNDLSDFFPTMLNLGKGDDGKQYAMPFAVSTPILFYNADHFKEAGLDPENPPKTWQDVRDAAKKLTVNGRYGVYFDYNITGNWIYQAMTETAGGQMMSKDLKTVGFDSDAGRKALEYWVDLVNTDKSMPVLDTQQANQSFQSGNISMYVSTTAYLASFREQSQFDIRTATFPSLDGKRVVPAGGNNLVILAQDPKKQEAAWDFVKFATSPKATSMIAQGFGYMVTRNSALEDQQLMGHFLQENPAAKVTYEQIEDMVPWYNFPGSSGSKVYKIVQDNIQAALLQQKSVDQAVKDAATQSNALLN from the coding sequence ATGACAACATTGAAAAAGCAATGGATTATTTGTTTGTTCGCAGTGATCATGCTATTGTCCGCCTGCGGCGAAGCGGGAACGGGACAACCCTTAAGCGGTGAACAAGACGATTCCGAAGCGTCCAACGAGGTTGTGGAAATCGAATTTTTGCATATGCATGCCGGCGACATCATCGACAAGATGGTAGAAGAATATCACAAAAGTCAGAATAAGGTTAGGGTCAAACCGGTATTTGTACAGGGTAATTACGAAGGCATCATTGAAAAAATTCAGACGCAAGCAGCGGCCAAGCAGCTTCCCGACGTATTCACGAACGGATTCGTGTATACCCGTTTCGCTTTGGACACACTGCCGGTCGTTCCCGCTTCCTCCTTTGTCGAGAAGGACAAAAACGATTTGTCCGACTTTTTTCCAACGATGCTGAATTTGGGCAAGGGCGATGATGGCAAGCAGTACGCCATGCCTTTTGCCGTGAGCACGCCGATTCTGTTTTACAATGCCGATCATTTCAAAGAGGCCGGACTCGATCCCGAGAATCCGCCAAAAACGTGGCAGGATGTTCGCGATGCCGCGAAGAAGCTGACGGTAAACGGACGATACGGTGTCTACTTCGATTATAATATTACCGGCAACTGGATCTATCAAGCGATGACAGAAACAGCCGGCGGCCAAATGATGTCCAAAGATTTGAAAACCGTCGGGTTCGACTCTGACGCCGGCCGCAAGGCGCTGGAGTATTGGGTTGATTTGGTGAATACGGATAAATCTATGCCGGTCTTGGATACCCAGCAAGCGAATCAAAGCTTTCAATCCGGCAACATTTCCATGTATGTGTCCACGACGGCATATCTCGCAAGCTTTCGCGAGCAATCGCAATTTGACATCCGCACGGCGACCTTCCCTTCACTGGACGGCAAACGCGTTGTTCCTGCGGGTGGAAATAACCTTGTCATCTTGGCGCAAGATCCGAAAAAGCAGGAAGCGGCCTGGGATTTTGTGAAATTCGCGACTTCCCCCAAAGCGACTTCGATGATCGCACAGGGCTTCGGCTACATGGTAACGCGCAATAGCGCACTGGAAGATCAGCAGCTGATGGGCCATTTCCTGCAAGAAAACCCGGCAGCCAAAGTGACCTATGAGCAAATCGAAGATATGGTGCCTTGGTATAATTTCCCGGGATCATCGGGCTCGAAAGTGTACAAAATTGTCCAGGATAACATTCAGGCCGCGCTGCTGCAGCAAAAATCAGTAGACCAGGCCGTCAAAGACGCAGCGACTCAGTCAAATGCTTTGCTGAACTAG